The following proteins are co-located in the Pelagicoccus sp. SDUM812003 genome:
- the thrB gene encoding homoserine kinase, with amino-acid sequence MSALSRVICKVPGSTSNCGSGFDTLGLALSLYNEICVERADAEADEAFGPDIFPRSEMAQRTVARFFEKSGIESFAVRIRIRGDVPQARGLGSSVTVRAGILAGVATLADSDWDREDYVELITELEGHPDNASASILGGFTVSRFVTDPAKVESVAQFDIGEELRFVVIAPEFEVLTSASRGVLPKQLPFADAIASINSAACVVAALSSGQYEALEGSVHDLVHEPYRLKNIPGAADAIRSGIEAGAYTGWLSGSGSSVLCACRKGAVDSVTEAMQGVFKKAGLKSVAYDLSADNAGLQVTLSE; translated from the coding sequence ATGTCAGCCCTCTCGCGCGTCATTTGCAAAGTCCCCGGTAGCACCTCGAACTGCGGTTCTGGTTTCGACACTCTAGGGCTGGCCCTTTCTCTCTATAACGAAATCTGCGTGGAGCGGGCGGATGCCGAAGCCGACGAAGCCTTCGGTCCGGACATTTTTCCGCGGAGCGAGATGGCTCAGCGCACGGTGGCGCGGTTTTTCGAAAAGTCGGGCATCGAATCGTTCGCAGTCAGAATTCGGATACGCGGCGACGTGCCGCAAGCTCGCGGGCTCGGCTCCAGCGTCACCGTTCGGGCCGGCATCCTAGCGGGCGTGGCTACGCTGGCTGATTCGGATTGGGACAGGGAAGACTATGTGGAGCTCATCACGGAGCTCGAGGGGCATCCCGACAATGCCAGCGCCTCCATTCTCGGCGGATTCACCGTTTCGCGCTTCGTGACCGATCCTGCGAAGGTGGAATCGGTGGCTCAGTTCGATATCGGAGAGGAGCTGCGTTTCGTGGTGATCGCACCGGAGTTCGAGGTGCTGACCTCCGCCTCCCGCGGCGTGCTGCCCAAGCAGCTCCCTTTCGCCGATGCCATCGCCAGCATCAACAGCGCCGCTTGCGTGGTGGCAGCCTTGTCCTCCGGTCAGTACGAAGCCCTCGAAGGCAGCGTGCACGATCTGGTGCACGAGCCCTATCGTTTGAAAAACATCCCTGGCGCCGCCGACGCGATCCGCTCCGGCATCGAAGCGGGCGCCTATACCGGCTGGCTCAGCGGCAGCGGATCCAGCGTGCTCTGCGCTTGCAGGAAGGGCGCGGTGGATTCGGTCACGGAGGCGATGCAAGGTGTATTCAAAAAGGCGGGACTGAAGAGCGTGGCCTACGACCTGAGCGCCGACAACGCCGGCTTGCAAGTGACCCTGAGCGAGTAA
- a CDS encoding tRNA (cytidine(34)-2'-O)-methyltransferase codes for MLHVVLFEPEIPQNTGNIGRTCAITESRLHLIHPLGFTIKDKHLKRSGMDYWKSLDVHHHENWDAFLASEAAPKRLFLFTTKGARSYWDIRYEDGDGLIFGKESAGVPDWMHEQLGPEQRLTIPQYNDSLRSLNLSTSAGIAVYEAMRQIRGNP; via the coding sequence ATGCTGCACGTCGTCCTTTTCGAGCCGGAGATTCCGCAAAACACCGGAAACATCGGCCGCACCTGCGCCATCACCGAGTCGCGGCTGCACCTGATCCATCCGCTCGGATTCACCATCAAGGACAAGCACTTGAAGCGAAGCGGCATGGACTACTGGAAATCGCTCGACGTGCATCACCATGAAAACTGGGACGCGTTTCTGGCCAGCGAGGCGGCGCCCAAGCGCTTGTTTCTCTTCACGACGAAGGGCGCTCGATCGTATTGGGACATCCGATACGAGGATGGCGATGGCCTGATCTTCGGCAAGGAGAGCGCCGGGGTTCCGGATTGGATGCACGAGCAGCTTGGCCCTGAGCAGCGACTGACCATCCCGCAGTACAACGATTCCCTGCGCTCGCTCAACCTCTCCACCAGCGCCGGCATCGCCGTGTATGAGGCCATGCGGCAGATTCGCGGAAACCCATGA
- a CDS encoding PLP-dependent aminotransferase family protein encodes MSLAFSQLGSRQVESDIARLMTMAIERPELLSLAAGFTDNDTLPLEEVTKVAVELGEEGNRSVLQYGANQGRLELRQQIVSRLERQDGRMPGAYSAENCLVTNGSQQSLYLAVQTLCDPGDVVLVEQPTYFVFLEMLRGLGVEAVPMPMGSDGDVDVEGLRQQLAGFADKGELARVKAVYLVSYFANPSGHSVSSDCKDAIVSLLAEHGGSIAIFEDAAYRELYYKQPFEAESCIQKANAEQVPLLYTSTLTKPFASGLKVGYAICTHRDWLNRMLAVKGQQDFGTVNYAQAILCRVFEKGLFDQRLETLRQSYHEKMLCLHQTLLQGLGPHGWAWEEPRGGLYIWVNAPSGIETDFDSVFHAHATQAGVMYVPGDLCDANRKRSNKIRLSFGVLQKADLEEAARRFIRAAEATQRALKSKTYIN; translated from the coding sequence ATGTCTCTTGCATTTTCCCAATTAGGTTCCCGTCAGGTCGAGTCGGATATCGCTCGATTGATGACCATGGCGATTGAGCGACCGGAACTCCTCAGCCTAGCTGCCGGATTCACCGACAACGACACCTTGCCGCTGGAAGAAGTGACCAAGGTCGCGGTCGAACTCGGCGAGGAGGGAAATCGATCCGTGCTGCAATACGGAGCCAATCAAGGCCGCCTGGAGCTTCGACAGCAGATCGTGTCGCGCTTGGAACGTCAGGATGGGCGTATGCCAGGCGCCTATTCGGCCGAGAATTGCCTCGTCACGAACGGTTCGCAGCAATCTCTCTACCTCGCCGTGCAGACGCTTTGCGATCCTGGAGACGTGGTGCTGGTCGAGCAGCCGACCTACTTCGTGTTTTTGGAAATGCTGCGTGGACTAGGGGTCGAGGCGGTTCCTATGCCCATGGGCTCGGATGGAGATGTAGATGTCGAGGGACTGCGCCAGCAGCTCGCGGGCTTCGCCGATAAGGGAGAGCTGGCCCGAGTGAAGGCGGTCTACCTGGTCAGCTATTTCGCGAATCCGAGCGGACATAGCGTGAGCTCCGACTGCAAGGACGCGATCGTTTCGTTGCTGGCGGAGCATGGCGGCTCCATCGCCATCTTCGAGGACGCCGCGTATCGAGAGCTTTACTACAAGCAACCCTTCGAGGCTGAAAGCTGTATTCAAAAAGCCAATGCGGAGCAAGTGCCGTTGCTCTACACCTCGACGCTGACCAAGCCCTTCGCCTCCGGCTTGAAGGTGGGCTACGCCATCTGCACCCATCGCGACTGGCTCAATCGCATGCTGGCCGTGAAAGGGCAGCAGGACTTCGGAACGGTCAATTATGCGCAGGCGATCCTGTGCAGGGTGTTCGAGAAGGGCTTGTTTGATCAACGCCTCGAAACGCTGCGCCAATCGTACCACGAAAAAATGCTCTGTTTGCACCAAACCTTGCTTCAGGGGCTCGGGCCTCATGGTTGGGCCTGGGAGGAGCCTAGGGGAGGGCTCTATATTTGGGTGAACGCTCCGAGTGGCATAGAAACTGATTTCGATTCGGTGTTTCACGCGCATGCCACCCAAGCTGGCGTGATGTATGTGCCAGGTGACTTATGCGATGCTAACCGCAAGAGAAGCAACAAGATACGACTCAGCTTCGGGGTGCTGCAGAAAGCGGATCTGGAGGAGGCTGCCCGCCGATTCATCCGTGCGGCGGAAGCGACTCAACGTGCCCTCAAGTCTAAAACTTATATAAACTAG
- the ftsH gene encoding ATP-dependent zinc metalloprotease FtsH codes for MAIIAVMLTIWFQSSKTGNADPISMAQVISLTEEGRIVGGKISPMPNGGSDWYEIVGTMRLPESEMSSVGPDGTPMNPNRAFIAKGRLSESNYDILQSSGLFAESSPNTFLPQLLAGIIPFILVIGLLYFLFVRQLRMAGKGALNFGKSKAKLLTREKDKVTFANVAGCDEAKEEVREVIDFLKDPKKFQRMGGKIPKGILMVGPPGTGKTLLAKAVAGEADVPFFSISGSDFVEMFVGVGASRVRDMFEQGRKNAPCLIFVDEIDAVGRQRGAGLGGGNDEREQTLNSLLVEMDGFDTTEGVIMIAATNRPDVLDKALLRPGRFDRQVVVDLPDLKGREEILQVHAKKIRLSDEVNLSAIARVTPGFAGADLANLLNEGALTAARKGKDCVENIDLDEARDKISFGRERRRVVDEEDLRSTAYHEAGHALVRAILKDKDVRLHKVTILPRGRALGMAMFAPTKDVLGKSRNQMHDMIAVGLAGRIAEEIVTGDYSTGAQADISQSTKIARDMVCHYGMSDLGPIAFGENQDQIFLGREINRTQHFSEKTAERIDEEVSHIIHKEFERAKKLIEEKRKELEVLAEALLKYETIEGKHVDEILEHGEIRSEVISSKTELDEAIAAEAKAAEKEKKASKNSAKDTPPPAVDGATSMA; via the coding sequence GTGGCTATCATAGCAGTGATGCTAACCATCTGGTTCCAGTCGAGCAAGACGGGGAACGCGGATCCGATCTCGATGGCCCAGGTCATTTCGTTGACCGAGGAGGGTCGCATCGTTGGCGGCAAAATATCTCCGATGCCTAACGGCGGTTCGGACTGGTACGAAATCGTGGGCACGATGCGTCTCCCGGAGTCGGAGATGTCAAGCGTCGGCCCCGACGGGACGCCCATGAACCCGAATCGGGCCTTCATCGCAAAGGGGCGCCTGTCGGAGTCCAACTACGACATTCTGCAGTCTAGCGGCCTGTTCGCCGAGTCGAGTCCCAACACCTTCCTGCCTCAGCTGCTGGCGGGCATCATTCCGTTCATCCTCGTCATCGGCTTGCTGTACTTCCTCTTCGTCCGTCAATTGCGCATGGCGGGCAAGGGAGCTCTCAATTTCGGCAAGAGCAAAGCGAAGCTGCTCACTCGCGAAAAGGACAAGGTCACTTTCGCCAACGTGGCAGGCTGCGACGAAGCGAAGGAAGAGGTGCGTGAAGTGATCGACTTCCTGAAGGACCCTAAGAAGTTCCAGCGCATGGGCGGCAAGATTCCCAAGGGCATCCTGATGGTCGGCCCGCCCGGTACCGGTAAGACGCTGCTCGCGAAAGCGGTGGCCGGCGAGGCGGACGTGCCGTTTTTCTCCATCAGCGGCTCGGACTTCGTGGAAATGTTCGTGGGCGTAGGAGCCAGCCGAGTGCGCGACATGTTCGAGCAGGGCCGCAAAAACGCCCCTTGCTTGATTTTCGTGGATGAAATCGACGCCGTCGGTCGCCAGCGTGGAGCTGGACTTGGCGGCGGAAACGACGAGCGCGAGCAAACGTTGAACTCTTTGCTGGTCGAGATGGATGGTTTCGACACCACCGAAGGTGTCATCATGATCGCAGCGACCAACCGTCCGGACGTTCTCGACAAGGCTCTGCTCCGTCCTGGCCGCTTCGACCGCCAAGTGGTGGTGGACCTGCCGGACTTGAAGGGCCGCGAGGAAATCCTACAGGTGCATGCCAAGAAGATCCGTCTAAGCGACGAAGTGAATTTATCGGCGATCGCTCGCGTGACCCCGGGGTTTGCAGGCGCCGATCTGGCGAACCTGCTCAACGAGGGCGCGCTGACTGCCGCTCGCAAGGGCAAGGACTGCGTGGAGAACATCGACCTCGATGAAGCCCGCGACAAGATTTCGTTTGGCCGGGAGCGCCGACGCGTCGTCGACGAAGAGGATTTGCGCTCCACCGCGTACCATGAAGCGGGCCACGCCCTGGTGCGGGCCATTCTGAAGGACAAGGACGTGCGCTTGCACAAGGTGACCATCCTGCCGCGCGGGCGGGCCCTGGGCATGGCCATGTTCGCCCCGACCAAGGACGTTCTCGGAAAGTCACGCAACCAGATGCACGACATGATCGCGGTCGGACTCGCCGGTCGCATCGCCGAGGAAATCGTGACCGGGGACTACAGCACTGGAGCCCAGGCGGACATTTCCCAGTCGACCAAGATCGCCCGAGACATGGTTTGCCACTATGGCATGAGCGACCTGGGACCAATCGCCTTCGGCGAAAACCAGGACCAGATCTTCCTCGGTCGCGAGATCAACCGCACCCAGCACTTCAGCGAGAAGACGGCTGAGCGCATTGACGAGGAAGTGAGCCACATCATTCACAAGGAGTTCGAACGGGCCAAGAAGCTGATCGAGGAGAAGCGCAAGGAGCTAGAGGTGCTGGCCGAAGCGCTGCTCAAGTACGAGACGATCGAAGGCAAGCACGTGGACGAAATCCTAGAGCATGGAGAGATCCGATCGGAGGTGATCTCCTCCAAGACCGAGCTCGACGAAGCAATCGCTGCTGAGGCGAAAGCTGCGGAAAAGGAAAAGAAGGCTTCCAAGAACTCCGCCAAGGATACGCCTCCTCCCGCAGTGGATGGGGCGACTTCGATGGCCTAG
- the serS gene encoding serine--tRNA ligase, translating to MIDPKLLRENPDVVRAGVAKKHLHCDIDAILALDEKRRDLISQAETLRSLQKAANAEMAKLPKGSPDFIEKVKEMKAVSADVKAKDAELGEIEAQWAEIMLSIPNLPDESVPEGRDESENVTVREWGEIPGEQSFHTPHYDLEWIEQILDFKRGTKVTGSGFPFYVGDGARLVRSLISFFLNEGASAGFQEIGVPFFVNADSATATGQLPDKEGQMYQTVEDGLYAIPTAEVPLTNFFRDEIIDEADLPIYRCGHSACFRREAGSYGKDVRGLNRVHQFDKVELLKWVKPETSMDELESLRGYAEGLLEKLGLPFRTLLMCGGDMGFTNVKQYDLEVWAAGQKRWLEVSSCSNFGSFQARRAKIRYRNAETGKPEILHTLNGSGLAVPRVFVAILENGLQEDGRIRIPDVLVPYMGKEFLEKR from the coding sequence ATGATCGATCCGAAGCTCCTCAGAGAAAACCCCGACGTCGTCCGCGCCGGCGTAGCCAAAAAGCATTTGCACTGCGATATCGACGCCATTCTCGCCCTGGACGAGAAGCGACGCGACCTCATTTCCCAGGCCGAAACGCTGCGTTCGCTGCAGAAGGCCGCCAACGCGGAGATGGCGAAGCTGCCCAAGGGCAGTCCTGACTTCATCGAGAAGGTAAAGGAAATGAAAGCGGTTTCCGCCGATGTGAAGGCCAAGGACGCTGAGCTCGGCGAAATCGAGGCGCAGTGGGCCGAGATCATGCTCAGCATCCCAAACCTGCCCGATGAAAGCGTGCCTGAGGGACGGGACGAGAGCGAAAACGTCACCGTGCGCGAGTGGGGCGAAATACCCGGCGAGCAAAGCTTCCACACGCCGCACTACGACTTGGAGTGGATAGAGCAGATTCTCGATTTCAAGCGCGGCACCAAGGTGACGGGATCCGGCTTTCCGTTTTATGTGGGAGATGGAGCGCGCCTGGTGCGCAGCCTGATTTCGTTTTTCCTCAACGAAGGGGCCAGCGCTGGCTTTCAGGAGATCGGGGTGCCGTTTTTCGTTAACGCCGACAGCGCTACCGCGACGGGGCAGCTCCCCGACAAGGAAGGCCAAATGTATCAGACGGTTGAGGACGGACTCTACGCCATTCCTACCGCGGAGGTGCCGTTGACCAACTTCTTTCGAGACGAGATAATCGACGAGGCGGACCTGCCGATCTACCGCTGCGGCCACTCGGCTTGCTTCCGTCGCGAGGCGGGCAGCTACGGGAAGGACGTGCGCGGCCTAAATCGCGTTCACCAGTTCGACAAGGTGGAGCTGCTCAAGTGGGTGAAGCCGGAGACGAGCATGGATGAGCTGGAGTCACTTCGCGGATACGCGGAGGGTCTTTTGGAGAAACTCGGGCTGCCGTTTCGCACGCTGCTGATGTGCGGTGGCGACATGGGATTCACCAACGTGAAGCAATACGATCTTGAGGTTTGGGCGGCTGGCCAGAAACGCTGGCTCGAAGTCTCCAGTTGCAGCAATTTCGGGTCCTTCCAGGCTCGTCGGGCCAAGATCCGCTACCGCAACGCGGAAACCGGCAAGCCTGAGATCCTGCACACCTTGAACGGTTCGGGGCTTGCGGTTCCGCGCGTTTTCGTAGCGATCCTGGAAAACGGACTGCAGGAGGATGGGCGTATCCGAATTCCGGATGTGCTGGTGCCCTACATGGGCAAGGAGTTCCTGGAAAAGCGCTAG
- the tilS gene encoding tRNA lysidine(34) synthetase TilS, translated as MDWSKIAERLSLENDYARVPIAVRRCLESESPLFVALSSGADSVFATLWTFAALARRGRTSDMVALHFNHGLRGAESDRDESFAAELASGLGIRFICDRASWSDTAHAVREADARAARLAFFRRAASELGQERAWVVTGHHSDDALETILMRLSRGSGIQGLCAPRPVSEPDGCIQFLRPLLDFSREEIRAALRSAGGDWREDSSNEGGRNYRSRLRDTVLPAWNSACDRSSVLAGIKRSRALLEEDWQALETLSDAAWSEAWDADAKSLSVQALLRFPQGVRRRLLHRLVAASEEMAAELPAPIADGALQAIEARIEESWSVSPRTRLSVTGEFVGIFAAAGRSASSWQGFRLPHGCRAYLPDGAALSSELVEVSRDLFLRLKTGKNNDDLGATIEWTAQQSGAIEVRRRLPGDAFKPHGKSSPRKLKSLFIKRKIPLEERDRLPICALETGEIVWAPGLPPGADRVVTAESCVALRLTYAR; from the coding sequence TTGGATTGGTCGAAGATAGCCGAGCGTCTGTCATTGGAGAACGACTACGCTCGCGTTCCAATCGCCGTACGTCGCTGTCTCGAATCCGAATCGCCCCTATTTGTCGCCCTGTCCAGCGGCGCCGATTCCGTCTTCGCCACGCTCTGGACCTTCGCGGCGCTCGCTCGACGCGGCAGGACGAGCGACATGGTAGCGCTGCATTTCAATCACGGATTGCGCGGCGCCGAGTCTGATCGGGACGAGTCGTTCGCCGCAGAGCTGGCGTCAGGACTCGGGATTCGATTCATTTGCGATCGAGCGTCCTGGAGCGACACCGCGCATGCTGTCAGGGAAGCGGATGCTCGAGCGGCGCGGCTGGCGTTTTTTAGACGCGCAGCGAGCGAGCTCGGCCAGGAAAGGGCTTGGGTAGTGACTGGGCATCACAGCGACGATGCTCTCGAAACCATTCTGATGCGGCTTTCGCGCGGGAGCGGCATCCAGGGATTGTGCGCTCCACGTCCCGTTTCCGAGCCCGACGGATGTATCCAGTTTTTGAGACCATTGCTCGATTTCAGCAGAGAGGAGATTCGCGCCGCTTTGCGGAGCGCGGGCGGCGACTGGCGCGAGGACTCGTCGAATGAGGGCGGTAGAAACTATCGTAGTCGTTTGCGGGATACGGTTTTGCCAGCATGGAACAGCGCTTGCGATCGCTCCTCCGTGCTGGCGGGAATCAAGCGGTCTCGGGCCTTGCTGGAGGAGGACTGGCAGGCGCTGGAGACCCTAAGCGACGCCGCCTGGAGCGAAGCCTGGGACGCGGATGCTAAGTCCCTGTCGGTGCAGGCTCTGCTGAGGTTTCCGCAAGGGGTGCGCCGACGGCTGTTGCACCGACTCGTCGCAGCATCGGAGGAAATGGCCGCCGAGTTGCCCGCTCCCATCGCCGATGGAGCACTGCAAGCTATCGAAGCGCGGATCGAGGAATCGTGGAGCGTATCGCCGCGAACTCGGCTATCGGTGACTGGCGAATTCGTCGGCATCTTCGCTGCAGCTGGTAGATCGGCTTCGTCCTGGCAGGGCTTTCGGCTGCCGCACGGCTGTCGGGCCTATCTGCCTGATGGAGCGGCGCTTTCCTCGGAATTGGTGGAAGTGAGTAGGGATTTGTTTTTACGGCTAAAAACTGGAAAAAATAACGACGATCTCGGGGCGACAATCGAATGGACGGCGCAACAAAGCGGCGCCATAGAGGTCAGACGTAGGCTCCCGGGCGATGCATTCAAACCCCACGGAAAATCGTCGCCAAGGAAACTCAAATCGTTATTCATCAAACGTAAGATACCACTGGAGGAGAGGGACCGATTGCCAATTTGCGCGCTGGAGACGGGGGAAATCGTCTGGGCGCCTGGATTGCCGCCTGGCGCGGATCGTGTTGTCACCGCTGAAAGCTGCGTTGCCTTGCGGTTGACTTACGCCCGATGA
- a CDS encoding glycosyltransferase family 9 protein gives MKEASARLLVLMTSPLDMIAHALRAVESFKRRLPTLEVTWVVRRFYEPLVSNFRCVDRTIVFHRSAGLGKAFSLARELRRERYDFVFDFEGHARTGAMCWLARGSRKIGRSDAREGATVCYGELVSPPACGSEHALDSMLEFGRVFGLDKRLIGEPRLIEEPALSFLPNAESSGRAVCLFPGRFKRERSWPGMFELANRLAERDPSLQVFLLGMIPEASTIELADGVFDLQGKLTWAEICAALKRSALTVANDNGPAQLSDLFARPNLTLYSYVLPARRGSYADERTEREAIMAPDGDVRRIELPEVFARAEKLLRL, from the coding sequence ATGAAGGAAGCCAGCGCGAGGCTTCTCGTCTTGATGACGTCCCCGCTGGACATGATCGCGCATGCCTTGCGAGCGGTGGAGTCGTTCAAGCGGCGCCTGCCAACGCTCGAGGTGACGTGGGTGGTCAGGCGTTTCTACGAGCCGCTGGTGTCGAACTTTCGGTGCGTGGATCGAACCATCGTCTTCCACCGCAGCGCCGGTCTGGGCAAGGCGTTCTCGCTAGCCCGCGAGCTCAGGCGGGAAAGGTACGACTTCGTATTCGATTTCGAAGGACATGCCCGCACTGGAGCCATGTGCTGGCTCGCTCGCGGCTCCCGCAAGATCGGGCGCAGCGACGCTCGGGAGGGGGCGACGGTCTGCTATGGAGAACTGGTTTCGCCTCCGGCTTGCGGCAGCGAGCACGCGCTCGACTCCATGCTGGAGTTCGGTCGAGTGTTCGGCTTGGACAAGCGCCTGATCGGCGAGCCTCGATTGATCGAGGAGCCCGCATTGTCGTTTTTGCCCAACGCCGAGTCTTCGGGACGCGCGGTGTGCTTGTTTCCGGGACGCTTCAAGCGCGAACGGTCCTGGCCGGGCATGTTCGAGCTCGCCAACCGCCTGGCTGAGCGGGATCCTTCGCTGCAGGTGTTTCTTCTCGGGATGATACCGGAGGCGTCGACGATCGAGCTGGCCGATGGCGTTTTCGATCTGCAAGGGAAGCTGACTTGGGCGGAGATTTGCGCAGCTCTCAAACGCTCTGCCCTGACCGTAGCCAACGACAACGGGCCCGCCCAACTGTCGGATCTCTTCGCGCGGCCGAACCTGACGCTCTACAGCTACGTGCTCCCGGCACGTCGCGGCTCCTATGCCGACGAGCGAACGGAGCGGGAGGCGATCATGGCGCCAGACGGCGACGTGCGCCGAATCGAGCTCCCCGAGGTGTTCGCCCGGGCGGAAAAGCTCTTGCGACTCTGA
- the cysD gene encoding sulfate adenylyltransferase subunit CysD, translating into MHDYTVTHLKQLESEAIYILRETAAQFERPVLLFSGGKDSIVMTHLAKKAFWPAKIPFPLLHVDTGHNFPETIQYRDDLVKELGANLVVASVEKALKEGRVIEEKGPNASRNMLQIQTLLDCLEEGQYDAALGGARRDEEKARAKERFFSHRDEFGQWDPKNQRPELWNIFNGRMSPGEHFRIFPLSNWTEMDVWQYMKHENIELPSLYYAHDREIVIRNGTILAVSQFVQPRDGEKVETRRIRFRTMGDATITGAVESDADTMDKIIEEVAAARQTERGNRADDKRSESAMEDRKKAGYF; encoded by the coding sequence ATGCACGACTATACCGTCACTCATCTCAAGCAGCTCGAGAGCGAAGCGATCTACATCCTTCGCGAGACTGCGGCTCAATTCGAGCGACCTGTCCTTCTGTTTTCGGGAGGCAAGGACTCGATCGTAATGACCCACTTGGCGAAGAAGGCTTTTTGGCCTGCCAAGATCCCGTTCCCTCTGCTGCACGTGGATACGGGACACAACTTTCCGGAGACCATCCAGTACCGGGACGACCTGGTGAAGGAGCTGGGGGCCAATCTGGTGGTGGCTTCGGTGGAGAAGGCCTTGAAGGAAGGTCGGGTGATCGAGGAGAAGGGGCCGAACGCCAGCCGCAACATGCTGCAGATCCAAACGCTGCTGGACTGCCTTGAAGAGGGGCAGTACGACGCAGCGCTGGGCGGCGCTCGTCGCGATGAAGAGAAGGCTCGGGCCAAGGAGCGCTTCTTTTCGCACCGAGACGAGTTCGGCCAATGGGACCCGAAAAACCAGCGTCCGGAGCTCTGGAACATCTTCAACGGCCGCATGAGCCCGGGGGAGCATTTCCGGATCTTCCCTTTGAGCAACTGGACCGAAATGGACGTCTGGCAGTACATGAAGCATGAGAACATCGAGCTGCCCAGTCTCTACTACGCTCACGATCGCGAGATCGTGATCCGCAACGGCACGATTTTGGCGGTATCTCAGTTCGTGCAGCCGCGCGACGGCGAAAAGGTCGAGACGCGCCGCATCCGTTTCCGCACCATGGGCGACGCCACGATCACCGGGGCGGTGGAGTCCGACGCGGACACCATGGACAAGATCATCGAGGAAGTCGCCGCCGCCCGCCAAACCGAGCGTGGCAACCGAGCCGACGACAAGCGCAGCGAGAGCGCCATGGAGGACCGCAAGAAGGCGGGGTATTTCTGA